Proteins from one Elephas maximus indicus isolate mEleMax1 chromosome 12, mEleMax1 primary haplotype, whole genome shotgun sequence genomic window:
- the LOC126086775 gene encoding uncharacterized protein LOC126086775 isoform X3 yields MTAREWSRAGLLLCAPLVVGGLGPRLHSNLFHLLKRLALGSLPSRRDLEGGGGEEGTGHAGKMTPTFGSRTFNTSPDNGPAESSQTPRGMASTPTKNEEKKGSRPTQAASSLGGGQKASLSRSEEFLTRISTELTDEALFIAGCHMNPVPTKEKQTQDQGTQISKHVFITKTRGTDTRDLCLAT; encoded by the exons ATGACGGCTAGAGAGTGGTCTAGGGCGGGGTTACTTCTTTGCGCGCCCCTAGTGGTAGGAGGGTTAGGTCCAAGGCTCCACTCTAATCTTTTCCATCTTCTCAAGCGTCTGGCGCTGGGGTCGCTGCCCTCAAGGAGGGACCTGGAGGGTggtggaggagaggagggaaCGGGGCATGCTGGGAAAATGACCCCCACCTTTGGTTCTAGAACCTTTAATACATCTCCTGACAACGGGCCTGCGGAATCTTCGCAGACACCAAG GGGCATGGCATCCACTCCTACCAAGAATGAGGAGAAAAAGGGCAGCCGGCCGACCCAAGCTGCATCCTCCTTGGGTGGAGGTCAG AAGGCTTCCTTATCCCGTTCGGAGGAATTTCTGACCCGGATTAGCACAGAACTCACTGATGAGGCCTTGTTTATTGCTGGCTGCCACATGAACCCTGTGCCCACCAAGGAAAAGCAGACACAAGACCAAGGGACTCAGATATCTAAACACG TGTTCATCACCAAGACCCGAGGCACAGATACCCG GGACCTCTGCCTAGCAACTTGA
- the LOC126086775 gene encoding putative protein T-ENOL isoform X4, whose protein sequence is MASTPTKNEEKKGSRPTQAASSLGGGQKASLSRSEEFLTRISTELTDEALFIAGCHMNPVPTKEKQTQDQGTQISKHVFITKTRGTDTRSDRNRTRTKAHLLPSPREKGPLPSNLTSGG, encoded by the exons ATGGCATCCACTCCTACCAAGAATGAGGAGAAAAAGGGCAGCCGGCCGACCCAAGCTGCATCCTCCTTGGGTGGAGGTCAG AAGGCTTCCTTATCCCGTTCGGAGGAATTTCTGACCCGGATTAGCACAGAACTCACTGATGAGGCCTTGTTTATTGCTGGCTGCCACATGAACCCTGTGCCCACCAAGGAAAAGCAGACACAAGACCAAGGGACTCAGATATCTAAACACG TGTTCATCACCAAGACCCGAGGCACAGATACCCG CTCTGACAGAAATCGTACCCGTACCAAGGCACACCTCTTGCCATCCCCTCGTGAAAAG GGACCTCTGCCTAGCAACTTGACATCTGGTGGATGA
- the LOC126086775 gene encoding uncharacterized protein LOC126086775 isoform X2, translating to MTAREWSRAGLLLCAPLVVGGLGPRLHSNLFHLLKRLALGSLPSRRDLEGGGGEEGTGHAGKMTPTFGSRTFNTSPDNGPAESSQTPRGMASTPTKNEEKKGSRPTQAASSLGGGQASLSRSEEFLTRISTELTDEALFIAGCHMNPVPTKEKQTQDQGTQISKHVFITKTRGTDTRSDRNRTRTKAHLLPSPREKGPLPSNLTSGG from the exons ATGACGGCTAGAGAGTGGTCTAGGGCGGGGTTACTTCTTTGCGCGCCCCTAGTGGTAGGAGGGTTAGGTCCAAGGCTCCACTCTAATCTTTTCCATCTTCTCAAGCGTCTGGCGCTGGGGTCGCTGCCCTCAAGGAGGGACCTGGAGGGTggtggaggagaggagggaaCGGGGCATGCTGGGAAAATGACCCCCACCTTTGGTTCTAGAACCTTTAATACATCTCCTGACAACGGGCCTGCGGAATCTTCGCAGACACCAAG GGGCATGGCATCCACTCCTACCAAGAATGAGGAGAAAAAGGGCAGCCGGCCGACCCAAGCTGCATCCTCCTTGGGTGGAGGTCAG GCTTCCTTATCCCGTTCGGAGGAATTTCTGACCCGGATTAGCACAGAACTCACTGATGAGGCCTTGTTTATTGCTGGCTGCCACATGAACCCTGTGCCCACCAAGGAAAAGCAGACACAAGACCAAGGGACTCAGATATCTAAACACG TGTTCATCACCAAGACCCGAGGCACAGATACCCG CTCTGACAGAAATCGTACCCGTACCAAGGCACACCTCTTGCCATCCCCTCGTGAAAAG GGACCTCTGCCTAGCAACTTGACATCTGGTGGATGA
- the LOC126086775 gene encoding uncharacterized protein LOC126086775 isoform X1 → MTAREWSRAGLLLCAPLVVGGLGPRLHSNLFHLLKRLALGSLPSRRDLEGGGGEEGTGHAGKMTPTFGSRTFNTSPDNGPAESSQTPRGMASTPTKNEEKKGSRPTQAASSLGGGQKASLSRSEEFLTRISTELTDEALFIAGCHMNPVPTKEKQTQDQGTQISKHVFITKTRGTDTRSDRNRTRTKAHLLPSPREKGPLPSNLTSGG, encoded by the exons ATGACGGCTAGAGAGTGGTCTAGGGCGGGGTTACTTCTTTGCGCGCCCCTAGTGGTAGGAGGGTTAGGTCCAAGGCTCCACTCTAATCTTTTCCATCTTCTCAAGCGTCTGGCGCTGGGGTCGCTGCCCTCAAGGAGGGACCTGGAGGGTggtggaggagaggagggaaCGGGGCATGCTGGGAAAATGACCCCCACCTTTGGTTCTAGAACCTTTAATACATCTCCTGACAACGGGCCTGCGGAATCTTCGCAGACACCAAG GGGCATGGCATCCACTCCTACCAAGAATGAGGAGAAAAAGGGCAGCCGGCCGACCCAAGCTGCATCCTCCTTGGGTGGAGGTCAG AAGGCTTCCTTATCCCGTTCGGAGGAATTTCTGACCCGGATTAGCACAGAACTCACTGATGAGGCCTTGTTTATTGCTGGCTGCCACATGAACCCTGTGCCCACCAAGGAAAAGCAGACACAAGACCAAGGGACTCAGATATCTAAACACG TGTTCATCACCAAGACCCGAGGCACAGATACCCG CTCTGACAGAAATCGTACCCGTACCAAGGCACACCTCTTGCCATCCCCTCGTGAAAAG GGACCTCTGCCTAGCAACTTGACATCTGGTGGATGA
- the CDIPT gene encoding CDP-diacylglycerol--inositol 3-phosphatidyltransferase produces the protein MPGENIFLFVPNLIGYARIVFAIIAFYFMPCCPLTASSFYLLSGLLDAFDGHAARALNQGTRFGAMLDMLTDRCSTMCLLVNLALLYPRATLLFQLSMSLDVASHWLHLHSSVVRGSESHKMIDLSGNPVLRIYYTSRPALFVLCAGNELFYCLLYLFNFSEGPLVGSVGLFRMGLWITAPIALLKSVISIIHLITAARNMAALDAADRAKKK, from the exons ATGCCAGGCGAAAATATCTTCCTGTTCGTGCCTAACCTCATTG GTTATGCCCGGATCGTCTTCGCCATCATTGCTTTCTACTTCATGCCCTGCTGCCCCCTCACGGCCTCATCCTTCTACCTGCTCAGCGGACTTCTGGACGCTTTCGATGGACACGCTGCTCGAGCCCTTAATCAAG GGACCCGGTTTGGGGCCATGCTGGACATGCTGACGGACCGCTGCTCCACCATGTGTCTGCTAGTCAACCTGGCACTGCTGTACCCTCGAGCAACCcttctctttcagctcagtatgaGCTTGGATGTGGCCAGCCACTGGCTGCACCTCCACAG TTCTGTGGTCCGAGGCAGTGAAAGTCACAAAATGATCGACCTGTCTGGAAACCCGGTGCTTCGAATCTACTATACCTCCAGA CCTGCTCTCTTCGTCCTATGTGCTGGAAATGAGCTCTTCTACTGCCTCCTCTATCTGTTCAATTTCTCCGAGGGACCACTAG TTGGCTCCGTGGGTCTTTTCCGAATGGGCCTCTGGATCACCGCCCCCATTGCTTTGCTGAAGTCTGTCATCAGTATCATCCACCTGATCACAGCTGCCCGCAACATGGCTGCCCTGGACGCGGCAGACCGTGCCAAAAAAAAGTGA